One window of Papaver somniferum cultivar HN1 chromosome 9, ASM357369v1, whole genome shotgun sequence genomic DNA carries:
- the LOC113313792 gene encoding uncharacterized protein LOC113313792: MISSYSKSTDAEVSKKSRKNTPASSSSSMAIDWSSSDWEGKSGSQGGVGGNGGGVDARERHKLAERERRKSMRELFLSLHSLLPHSNTVRKEQSAILDEIIKYIPIAAARLRSLQNRKESSSNNSSNHSSLTSSASSSKVSSTVLSKTKSYSSVPSVQVSDRDNKNNNSKNSATSAVANTIIDCDIRVAPEPSSSVAIRIRGDRVNVSLSDSKGTSHTLLLSAVLDELENHQLELVRSTHCRDGSKVLHHSESKICDGLDKSPNLLKSRLQDLARKLHKLRKSTSLKRTFDQIE; encoded by the exons ATGATCAGTAGTTATTCTAAGAGTACTGACGCAGAAGTATCGAAGAAATCGAGGAAAAACACaccagcatcatcatcatcatccatgGCAATTGACTGGAGTAGTAGTGATTGGGAAGGAAAATCAGGATCACAAGGAGGAGTAGGAGGAAATGGAGGTGGAGTTGATGCTAGAGAAAGACATAAACTagcagaaagagaaagaagaaaatcaatgagAGAATTATTTCTATCTCTTCACTCGCTATTACCTCATTCCAATACGGTGCGTAAAGAACAATCAGCAATTCTCGATGAAATTATCAAATATATACCGATTGCTGCTGCTCGTCTTCGTTCACTTCAGAATCGTAAGGAAAGTAGCAGTAATAATTCATCTAATCATTCTTCATTGACTTCATCTGCATCTTCATCGAAAGTATCTTCGACCGTGCtttcaaaaacaaaatcatattctTCAGTACCATCGGTTCAAGTCTCAGATCGTGATAACAAGAATAACAATAGTAAAAACTCAGCTACTTCTGCTGTGGCTAATACGATCATTGACTGTGACATCCGGGTTGCTCCTGAACCTTCATCTTCTGTGGCGATTCGCATTAGAGGTGACCGGGTGAATGTTTCTTTAAGTGATTCTAAGGGTACTTCACACACTCTGTTATTATCTGCTGTTTTAGATGAGCTTGAAAATCATCAACTTGAACTTGTTCGTTCTACTCATTGTCGCGATGGAAGTAAAGTCTTGCATCATTCCGAAAGCAAG ATTTGTGATGGACTGGATAAATCTCCCAATTTGTTGAAGTCGAGATTACAGGACTTGGCAAGAAAACTTCACAAATTGAGGAAATCGACTTCACTCAAGAGAACATTCGATCAAATTGAATGA